Proteins encoded in a region of the Rutidosis leptorrhynchoides isolate AG116_Rl617_1_P2 chromosome 9, CSIRO_AGI_Rlap_v1, whole genome shotgun sequence genome:
- the LOC139865624 gene encoding uncharacterized protein encodes MVIPLMASNTTNLRQLLQHKQEPFKLNIYLLERGYTISEPNSKTFASYNASKVLKFRVNKRRKMVSLFSKTLKALANKLLVVKNIHTNSVKRIDRGKYNWSNCMENKRNLSPVSLLEEEAYCDHNPQVHNVKEDIVNVSTKKPKLLLDCMMEVFQTYKQKNIKQRQQDFMTDEEIRRLTNENVLKWSKQSTNDDSKFDLWASFDDWKYDSRQERIRIAKTIGDSILNDIVISEFVRVSSN; translated from the exons ATGGTCATCCCTCTAATGGCTTCCAATACTACAAACCTTAGACAACTTCTACAACACAAACAAGAACCCTTCAAGCTTAACATCTACCTTCTCGAAAGAGGCTACACGATTAGCGAACCGAATTCCAAGACCTTTGCTTCGTACAATGCATCCAAGGTCTTGAAATTTAGAGTTAACAAAAGAAGAAAAATGGTGTCACTATTCTCCAAGACTCTTAAAGCTCTAGCTAATAAACTTCTAGTGGTCAAAAACATCCACACAAATAGTGTAAAACGAATCGATAGAGGAAAGTACAATTGGAGTAATTGCATGGAGAACAAGCGAAACCTTAGCCCGGTTTCGCTATTAGAAGAAGAAGCATATTGTGATCATAATCCACAAGTCCATAATG TGAAGGAAGATATAGTAAATGTCTCAACAAAGAAACCAAAGTTGCTGCTTGATTGCATGATGGAAGTGTTTCAAACATACAAACAAAAGAACATAAAGCAACGACAACAAGATTTCATGACTGATGAGGAAATTAGAAGGCTAACAAATGAGAATGTTCTCAAGTGGAGTAAACAATCCACAAATGATGATAGTAAATTCGATCTATGGGCTTCGTTTGATGATTGGAAATACGATTCTCGACAAGAGAGAATACGAATAGCTAAAACGATAGGCGACTCTATTTTAAATGATATTGTTATTAGTGAATTCGTGAGGGTTTCAAGTAATTAG